The following proteins come from a genomic window of Natronosalvus vescus:
- a CDS encoding 50S ribosomal protein L11, producing MAGTIEVLVPGGQANPGPPLGPELGPTPVDVQAVVSDINEQTAAFDGTEVPVTVEYEEDGSYTIDVGVPPTAALVKDEAGFDTGSGEPQKDFVADLSIEQVKTIAEQKKPDLLAYDTKNAAKEVVGTCASMGVTIEGVDAREFKAKVDDGEYDDVLVE from the coding sequence ATGGCTGGAACCATCGAAGTGCTCGTACCGGGTGGCCAGGCCAACCCTGGCCCACCACTCGGCCCCGAGCTCGGACCGACGCCCGTCGACGTACAGGCGGTCGTCAGCGATATCAACGAGCAGACGGCAGCGTTCGACGGCACCGAAGTGCCGGTTACCGTCGAGTACGAAGAGGACGGCTCTTACACGATCGACGTCGGTGTCCCACCGACGGCTGCCCTCGTCAAAGATGAGGCCGGATTTGATACCGGCAGCGGCGAACCCCAGAAGGACTTCGTCGCTGATCTCTCGATTGAGCAAGTGAAAACGATCGCCGAGCAGAAGAAACCCGACCTGCTCGCGTACGACACGAAAAACGCGGCGAAGGAAGTCGTCGGCACCTGTGCCTCGATGGGCGTCACCATCGAAGGCGTCGACGCTCGTGAATTCAAGGCGAAAGTCGACGACGGCGAATACGACGACGTTCTCGTCGAATAA
- the cutA gene encoding divalent-cation tolerance protein CutA, translated as MPTVYITVPTDAASEIAETLVSERLAACVNQLATTSTYRWEGTIHREDETVLLAKTSADRYDDLVDRVLDIHPHDVPCIERFDEDDILEAFSEWRDDVTH; from the coding sequence ATGCCAACTGTCTACATCACCGTGCCCACAGACGCCGCTTCCGAAATCGCAGAAACGCTCGTTTCCGAGCGACTCGCGGCCTGTGTCAACCAGCTGGCTACGACGTCAACGTACCGGTGGGAAGGTACCATCCATCGCGAGGATGAGACCGTATTGCTCGCCAAAACGAGTGCCGACCGATACGACGATCTGGTCGACCGCGTGCTCGATATCCATCCACACGACGTTCCTTGCATCGAGCGCTTCGACGAAGACGACATCCTCGAGGCGTTCAGTGAGTGGCGTGACGACGTTACACATTGA
- a CDS encoding orc1/cdc6 family replication initiation protein has translation MPLFDRDTSIFSDEDVLREDYQPESIQERDEEIDTYMASLQPVINGAQPRNLFLYGKAGVGKTAVTRYLLSHLEQDVDAYDDVELTVVWLNCNNLSSSYQVAANLVNELRPANRQISTTGYPRQTVFDMLYTELEKIGGTVLIVLDEIDHIGDDDGILYELPRARANGYLSSVKPGIIGISNDLSFHDSLSPKVKDTLCEEEVHFPPYTAGELRSILEQRAENALYDAAYETNVLSLCAALAAQDTGSARQALDLLYKAGDIARAADEGTITEAHVRDAQQALERGQIRQGMMELTRHGHLALAAVLSIAIGEETPARVREIYPQYSAIAERFGTKPLVRRRMHDHLSDLAMQGILKRYARNHGRSGGQYYEYDLDVTLELALDVVDELEDVDISHEAVRKARQRGLH, from the coding sequence ATGCCGCTGTTCGACCGGGACACGTCGATTTTTTCCGATGAGGACGTGCTACGCGAGGACTATCAGCCGGAGTCGATCCAGGAACGAGACGAAGAGATCGACACGTACATGGCCTCGCTTCAGCCCGTCATCAACGGTGCACAACCACGCAACCTCTTTCTGTACGGCAAAGCGGGTGTGGGGAAAACCGCCGTCACTCGCTATCTCCTCTCACATCTCGAGCAGGACGTCGACGCCTACGACGACGTCGAACTGACCGTCGTCTGGCTCAACTGTAACAATCTCTCCTCCTCCTATCAGGTCGCGGCGAACCTCGTTAACGAACTGCGGCCGGCGAACCGACAGATCAGCACCACTGGCTACCCGCGACAGACCGTCTTCGATATGCTCTACACCGAACTCGAGAAAATTGGCGGTACCGTCCTGATTGTCCTCGACGAGATCGATCACATCGGTGACGACGACGGTATTCTGTACGAGCTGCCACGTGCTCGAGCGAACGGCTATCTTTCGTCCGTTAAACCCGGGATCATCGGCATCAGTAACGATCTCAGTTTTCACGATAGTCTTTCACCGAAAGTCAAGGACACCCTCTGTGAGGAGGAAGTTCACTTTCCACCGTACACGGCTGGAGAGTTGCGAAGTATCCTCGAACAGCGAGCAGAAAACGCGCTGTACGATGCGGCCTACGAGACGAACGTTCTCTCGCTGTGTGCTGCCCTTGCGGCTCAGGATACCGGCAGTGCGCGTCAGGCACTGGATCTCCTCTACAAGGCCGGTGATATCGCGCGGGCAGCCGACGAAGGGACGATCACGGAAGCACACGTGCGGGACGCCCAACAAGCGCTCGAGCGCGGCCAGATCCGTCAGGGAATGATGGAGTTGACCAGACACGGTCATCTGGCGCTGGCCGCGGTGTTGAGCATCGCAATTGGTGAGGAGACGCCCGCTCGCGTTCGGGAAATCTATCCACAGTACTCCGCGATCGCTGAACGGTTTGGTACCAAGCCACTCGTGCGACGGCGGATGCACGACCACCTCTCGGATCTGGCAATGCAGGGAATTCTCAAACGATACGCTCGTAACCACGGTCGATCCGGCGGGCAATACTACGAGTACGATCTCGACGTGACACTCGAGTTGGCCCTCGACGTGGTCGACGAACTCGAGGACGTCGATATTTCGCACGAGGCGGTACGCAAGGCTCGTCAGCGCGGGCTCCACTGA
- a CDS encoding HEWD family protein, translating into MSAQLRKPTERTCERCGRTERWATRRSAWQLADGGDCGSPHCIHEWDINGTFYPFEEGNSR; encoded by the coding sequence ATGAGCGCACAGCTACGAAAACCAACCGAGCGAACCTGTGAGCGCTGTGGTCGTACGGAACGGTGGGCGACGCGGCGGTCGGCCTGGCAACTTGCCGACGGTGGAGATTGTGGGAGTCCCCACTGTATCCACGAGTGGGATATCAACGGGACGTTTTATCCATTCGAGGAGGGGAACTCCCGGTAA
- a CDS encoding phosphoenolpyruvate carboxykinase (ATP): MSETGSEPRPIRTSLPDPTTASNIQYFGGVGSEQPKSPHPETHSTDTALFDDLRRLAIDDETTTEFGSAAYVSEFRSRTAEKTANAVDDQFDDTDYAHIDRAVSAVENRQLLCIDRLVGTHPGATFCCRLYVPPSYARIAHAWAKLFEPTDGREPDFVTVQLPDEQETAIRILPDDGFTAVLGSDYTGEAKKSFLRLFMYRLKQAGGLGLHAGSKRVCVQTGSGLTASDSDPADSDCGSTDSDSDTTASSATDPTDSSGEIISDPSSKLRTVGQLFMGLSATGKSTLTAHGCWLEEPEGAEMVQDDVCALLPDGSVAGSEGGGLYVKTIDLDAAEQPGLHAAVTDDSAVLENVGVGEGGSVDFTDDRYTRNTRAVIRRSELPSASDDIDLEGVDHLFFITRNPLMPPVAKLDPEQAAVAFMLGESIETSAGDPERAGEHIRVVGTNPFIIGPEGDEGNRFRALVESLDLECFVLNTGSIGNRDCGDMVDSSDCGDIGDSELGGSKDIGVKESVTILTELARDRVEWERDDQLGLAVPTAVPGLAIEDYRVADYVTEYERALESLRAERRAYLESFDHLDEAIINAVY, translated from the coding sequence ATGTCAGAAACCGGGTCGGAGCCTCGACCGATACGCACCTCACTTCCGGATCCGACGACGGCGTCGAACATCCAGTACTTTGGTGGCGTTGGCAGCGAACAACCGAAATCACCGCATCCGGAGACACATTCGACCGATACGGCACTATTCGACGATTTGCGCCGACTCGCTATCGACGACGAGACGACGACCGAATTCGGATCTGCGGCGTACGTAAGCGAGTTCCGATCACGGACCGCCGAGAAGACGGCAAACGCGGTCGATGACCAGTTCGACGACACCGATTACGCCCACATCGATCGAGCGGTTTCCGCCGTGGAGAACCGCCAACTGCTCTGTATCGACCGGCTCGTCGGTACCCACCCTGGTGCGACGTTTTGCTGTCGACTGTACGTCCCACCGTCATACGCCCGAATCGCCCACGCGTGGGCGAAGTTGTTCGAACCGACCGATGGTCGCGAACCCGATTTCGTCACCGTCCAGCTCCCAGACGAGCAGGAGACGGCGATTCGTATTCTCCCCGACGACGGGTTCACCGCGGTTCTCGGCAGTGATTACACGGGCGAAGCCAAGAAATCCTTCCTCCGGCTGTTTATGTATCGGCTCAAGCAAGCTGGTGGTCTTGGCCTCCACGCCGGGAGCAAGCGCGTGTGTGTTCAGACTGGCTCGGGTTTGACTGCATCTGACTCGGATCCGGCTGATTCTGACTGTGGTTCGACTGATTCTGACTCGGATACGACTGCCTCGAGCGCCACCGACCCAACGGACTCGAGTGGGGAGATAATCTCCGACCCGTCGTCAAAACTCCGGACGGTCGGACAGCTATTCATGGGACTCTCCGCAACTGGCAAGTCAACGCTCACCGCTCACGGGTGCTGGCTCGAGGAACCGGAGGGAGCCGAGATGGTACAGGACGACGTCTGTGCGCTGTTGCCGGATGGCTCCGTGGCCGGGAGCGAGGGCGGCGGTCTCTACGTCAAAACCATCGATCTCGACGCGGCCGAGCAACCCGGACTCCACGCCGCTGTCACCGACGACTCGGCCGTTCTCGAGAACGTCGGTGTTGGGGAAGGTGGTAGTGTAGATTTCACCGACGATCGTTACACGCGAAACACCCGGGCAGTAATTCGACGATCCGAGTTACCGAGTGCGAGCGACGATATCGACCTCGAAGGTGTCGATCACCTCTTTTTCATCACACGGAATCCGTTGATGCCGCCGGTTGCGAAACTCGATCCCGAACAGGCCGCCGTTGCGTTCATGCTGGGGGAATCGATCGAAACCAGCGCCGGCGACCCGGAACGCGCCGGCGAACACATCCGCGTCGTTGGGACGAATCCCTTCATTATCGGCCCGGAGGGTGACGAAGGAAATCGGTTCCGAGCACTCGTCGAATCGTTGGATCTCGAATGTTTCGTGTTGAACACTGGATCGATTGGCAATCGGGATTGTGGCGATATGGTCGATTCTTCGGATTGTGGTGATATCGGTGACTCGGAGCTCGGTGGGTCAAAGGATATCGGTGTGAAAGAATCGGTCACGATCCTCACGGAACTCGCGCGCGACCGAGTTGAATGGGAACGTGATGACCAGTTGGGACTCGCCGTTCCTACAGCGGTTCCCGGACTGGCAATCGAAGACTACCGGGTAGCGGATTACGTCACTGAGTACGAGCGGGCGCTCGAGTCGTTACGGGCCGAACGCCGCGCGTATCTCGAGTCGTTCGACCATCTAGACGAGGCGATCATCAACGCTGTGTACTGA
- a CDS encoding EthD family reductase: MITFVNLLVRKEGLTHADFLERWQGDHIDLATELPGLERYATSTPTDPAKSPYDGIVRLSFPDQQTMSEAFDSEVGKEVQADAATFADMGASEILIVEETTHVERETTE; encoded by the coding sequence ATGATTACGTTCGTTAACCTCCTCGTTCGCAAGGAGGGGCTAACCCACGCGGACTTTCTCGAGCGCTGGCAGGGCGACCACATCGACCTCGCGACGGAACTCCCTGGACTCGAGCGGTATGCGACCTCGACGCCAACCGATCCGGCAAAGTCGCCGTACGACGGGATTGTCCGGTTGTCGTTTCCGGATCAACAGACGATGTCGGAAGCGTTCGACTCCGAGGTGGGCAAGGAGGTGCAGGCCGATGCCGCCACGTTTGCAGATATGGGGGCAAGCGAGATTCTCATCGTCGAGGAGACGACCCACGTCGAACGCGAGACAACCGAATAA
- a CDS encoding thiamine pyrophosphate-binding protein: MDDTPASTAETQSTTDRIVDTLEALDVEYIFGYPGGRIIELFETVGHRETDVTVVRPRDEREASVMAEAYGRMTGSPAVLAGQGPWIGSLGTIGQMEARLGSSPMVVLTEASERGDYSTLAPYQQSRGDYGGLSLPKILDGVTKEWWFPRTPTETVRTVQLAFKHATAGRNGPCAVIFDGSAITDDLPADSTPAVWNDEAQVENWSSAPTDSDVEAAADALASADRPVILAGNGVHASAGKADSTEDTAYDRLEAVAEAYDAVVATSYLGKSTIPETHERAAGVIGSFGHEGANRVVSEADALLIVGCRMNPMDTNWQAKSFIRPDEQTIIHADIDSRNAGWVYPADIGLIGDANETLGALLEAADDREPSTLSNDWALERAATAREDFHASACDDDSTPIKPQRVCAAIQSIVDEETVVTADSGNNRFWLLNYLQMPTTGSYYGSGGVGAMGWAAPAAVTAALLGNDAICVAGDGGFAMTMTALETAVDCDVAPTFVILNDTSLGMVRQMDDAIPGATFHDTDFVGIAEALGGDGVRVTDPTDLEATLTGAKAADVPTVVDVRIDPDEEMADQLSSSFYDEVGGLHE, from the coding sequence ATGGACGACACACCTGCTTCGACAGCGGAGACGCAATCGACCACCGACCGCATCGTGGATACCCTCGAGGCCCTGGACGTCGAGTACATCTTCGGCTATCCCGGCGGTCGCATCATCGAACTGTTCGAGACTGTTGGCCACCGCGAGACGGACGTGACCGTCGTTCGCCCGCGCGACGAGCGCGAGGCGAGCGTCATGGCTGAGGCCTACGGTCGCATGACCGGTTCACCCGCCGTACTCGCCGGACAGGGCCCCTGGATTGGAAGCCTCGGAACGATCGGACAGATGGAGGCTCGACTCGGCTCCTCGCCGATGGTCGTCCTGACCGAAGCCTCGGAACGCGGCGATTACTCCACCCTCGCACCGTACCAGCAATCTCGAGGCGACTACGGCGGCCTGTCGCTTCCGAAGATACTGGACGGGGTGACCAAGGAGTGGTGGTTCCCGAGAACGCCCACCGAAACCGTCCGGACGGTGCAACTGGCGTTCAAACACGCCACTGCCGGTCGAAATGGCCCGTGTGCCGTCATCTTCGACGGGTCGGCGATTACCGACGACCTACCCGCCGACAGCACCCCAGCCGTTTGGAACGACGAGGCACAGGTCGAAAACTGGTCGTCAGCCCCAACCGACAGTGACGTCGAAGCGGCCGCGGACGCGCTCGCGAGCGCCGATCGACCGGTTATCCTGGCGGGTAACGGCGTCCACGCCAGTGCTGGAAAGGCCGATTCCACCGAAGACACCGCCTACGACCGCCTCGAGGCCGTCGCCGAGGCCTACGATGCCGTCGTTGCGACCTCCTATCTGGGGAAGTCGACGATTCCGGAAACCCACGAGCGAGCGGCCGGTGTGATCGGATCGTTCGGACACGAGGGAGCCAACCGAGTCGTGAGCGAGGCCGACGCCCTCCTCATCGTCGGCTGTCGAATGAACCCGATGGACACCAACTGGCAGGCGAAGTCGTTCATCCGACCCGACGAGCAAACGATTATTCACGCGGATATCGATTCGCGCAACGCCGGCTGGGTCTACCCGGCCGACATCGGTCTCATCGGGGATGCCAACGAAACGCTCGGTGCATTACTCGAGGCCGCCGACGACCGGGAACCGTCGACCCTGTCGAACGACTGGGCGCTCGAGCGGGCGGCGACCGCGCGCGAAGACTTCCACGCCTCGGCCTGCGACGACGACAGCACGCCGATCAAACCCCAGCGCGTCTGTGCGGCGATCCAGTCCATCGTCGACGAGGAGACGGTCGTGACGGCCGATTCGGGGAACAACCGCTTCTGGCTCCTGAACTACCTGCAGATGCCGACAACTGGAAGCTACTACGGCAGCGGTGGTGTCGGCGCAATGGGCTGGGCCGCCCCCGCTGCGGTCACGGCGGCCTTGCTCGGAAACGATGCGATCTGTGTCGCTGGAGACGGCGGTTTTGCGATGACGATGACGGCGCTCGAGACCGCCGTCGACTGCGACGTCGCCCCGACGTTCGTCATCCTCAACGACACCTCCCTCGGAATGGTTCGCCAGATGGACGACGCAATCCCCGGCGCGACGTTCCACGACACCGATTTCGTCGGCATCGCGGAAGCACTGGGCGGGGATGGCGTACGGGTCACCGATCCGACCGACCTCGAGGCGACGCTCACCGGTGCGAAAGCCGCGGACGTTCCGACGGTGGTCGACGTTCGGATCGATCCCGATGAAGAGATGGCCGACCAACTTTCGTCGTCGTTTTACGACGAGGTCGGCGGGCTCCACGAGTAA
- a CDS encoding MOSC domain-containing protein, whose translation MEQVQLERLSVYPIKSLDAASVSTARLIENGALEWDRRYAILDAAGEYVNGKREQRIHRIRTDYDLERATVTIRENGGRRERTYHLDADRSALESWLAEFFGYEVQVVRNDEGGYPDDTDASGPTVISTATLEAVALWFEEIDTVEMRRRLRSNVELDVPNPFWEDRLYGPPGETVGFDIGSVTFHGNNPCQRCVVPTRDPDTGEQTAGFRETFIENRERTLPSWANTDWFDHYFRLMVNTHIPESEWGKQLAIGDQVAVGAERYPEN comes from the coding sequence ATGGAGCAGGTTCAGCTCGAGCGGCTCTCGGTCTATCCGATCAAGTCACTCGACGCGGCGTCCGTCTCGACGGCCAGGCTCATCGAAAATGGCGCGCTCGAGTGGGATCGCCGCTACGCGATTCTCGACGCTGCTGGGGAGTACGTCAACGGGAAGCGAGAACAACGAATCCACCGAATACGAACCGATTACGACCTCGAACGCGCAACCGTCACGATAAGGGAGAACGGGGGACGTCGGGAACGAACGTATCACCTCGATGCCGACCGCAGTGCCCTCGAGTCGTGGCTAGCCGAGTTCTTCGGGTACGAGGTACAGGTCGTCCGCAACGACGAAGGCGGATATCCTGACGATACGGATGCCTCGGGGCCGACGGTCATCAGCACTGCGACGCTCGAGGCGGTCGCCTTGTGGTTCGAAGAGATCGACACGGTGGAGATGCGCCGCCGATTGCGTTCGAACGTCGAACTCGACGTTCCGAACCCGTTTTGGGAGGATCGACTGTACGGGCCACCTGGTGAAACCGTTGGGTTCGACATCGGTTCCGTCACGTTCCACGGAAACAACCCATGTCAACGGTGTGTCGTCCCCACTCGAGATCCAGACACCGGCGAGCAAACCGCCGGATTTCGGGAAACGTTCATCGAGAACCGAGAGCGGACGCTGCCGTCGTGGGCGAACACGGACTGGTTCGATCACTACTTTCGACTCATGGTCAACACGCACATACCCGAATCCGAATGGGGCAAGCAGCTTGCTATCGGCGACCAAGTCGCCGTCGGTGCGGAAAGGTACCCAGAGAATTGA
- a CDS encoding NAD-dependent epimerase/dehydratase family protein, translating to MSGATVLVTGGTGFIGSYVVEDLVAEGHEVVAFDLSTNPRILEKLEVVDDVEIRRGDVSEVTDVIGAVRETGATHIVHLAALLTTTARENPRAAMQVNIEGTNNVFETARILDDQVERVAWASSAAVFAPPTNYTDNDGWVTEDDLVYPDTLYGATKEYNEHQARVYYDDHDVSHVALRPTVAYGPYRETGGSAFLANIIEKPALGESFAVEYGDQVIDWQYVRDIAQAFRKATFAPDARLSRRVYNVRGTVATIREAAEAVEAIVPDADLEVSDEGELPWTQKLDMTAAKDDLGYEPEYDLESGFREYIDVLRAENGLEPL from the coding sequence ATGTCTGGAGCTACAGTGCTCGTTACAGGTGGTACGGGATTCATCGGGTCGTACGTGGTCGAAGATCTGGTCGCTGAGGGCCACGAGGTGGTCGCGTTCGACCTCTCGACTAACCCGCGCATTCTCGAGAAACTCGAGGTGGTCGACGACGTGGAGATCCGTCGTGGCGACGTCTCCGAGGTCACGGACGTCATCGGGGCCGTCCGCGAGACAGGAGCGACCCACATCGTTCACCTCGCTGCACTCCTGACAACGACCGCACGCGAGAACCCACGGGCGGCGATGCAAGTCAACATCGAGGGAACGAACAACGTCTTCGAGACCGCTCGTATCCTCGACGATCAGGTCGAACGCGTCGCCTGGGCGTCCTCGGCCGCGGTGTTCGCGCCGCCAACGAACTACACCGACAACGATGGCTGGGTCACCGAGGACGACCTCGTCTACCCGGATACGCTGTACGGCGCGACCAAGGAGTACAACGAGCACCAGGCTCGCGTCTACTACGACGATCATGACGTCTCCCACGTCGCCTTGCGCCCAACGGTCGCGTACGGCCCGTACCGGGAAACCGGCGGCTCCGCGTTCCTCGCCAACATCATCGAAAAGCCCGCTCTCGGCGAGTCTTTCGCGGTCGAGTACGGCGATCAGGTAATCGACTGGCAGTACGTTCGTGACATTGCGCAGGCGTTCCGGAAGGCGACGTTCGCCCCCGATGCACGACTCTCCCGTCGAGTGTACAACGTCCGTGGCACCGTCGCGACCATCCGGGAGGCTGCCGAAGCCGTCGAAGCGATCGTTCCGGACGCCGATCTCGAGGTCTCCGACGAGGGCGAACTCCCCTGGACACAGAAACTCGACATGACCGCGGCGAAGGACGACCTGGGCTACGAACCCGAGTACGACCTCGAGTCGGGCTTCCGGGAGTACATCGACGTGCTTCGAGCGGAGAACGGGCTCGAGCCGCTGTAA
- the acs gene encoding acetate--CoA ligase — protein MPDESSERESGDDTESALEARLAAGETYEPPASFVEQANVSDPGIYDDFEENWPDCWEQAADLVSWFDEYDTVLEDEDAPFYRWFTGGTLNASYNCLDRHVEDGAKNRAAIKWEGELGETRTYTYGDLLNEVEAFAAALQELGVEEDDVVTLYMPMIPELPIAMLACARIGAPHSVVFAGFSADALATRMNAAESEYLVTCDGYYRRGDPLNHKEKADKGLRGVDHDVETVVVDRLGDELEHFLGANAHDYDELVSDHAGASVEPVERDAEDMLFLMYTSGTTGQPKGVKHTTGGYLSYAAWTSHAVLDVKPEDTYWCAADIGWITGHSYIVYGPLTLGTTTMMYEGTPDYPDKDRLWELIETNTVDIFYTAPTAIRAFMKWGTGYPDAHDLSSLRLLGTVGEPINPRAWTWYYEHIGGESCPVVDTWWQTETGGMMITTLPGIGEMKPGSAGPPLPGIDAKIVDAAGEEVGAGNAGYLTVQNPWPGMLRTLYNNDDRFLNEYWQEYSDPDADEWVYFPEDGAKIDEDGSITVLGRVDDVINVSGHRLGTMEIESAIVGVEGVAEAAVVGGDHEVKGQAVYAYVILEDGQEATDGMHDRIVEGVEDSIGPIARPEEVLFTPELPKTRSGKIMRRLLEDIASGEELGDTSTLRNPEIVEEIADQVGEN, from the coding sequence ATGCCAGACGAGTCATCAGAGCGTGAATCCGGGGATGACACCGAATCGGCACTCGAGGCGCGGCTAGCTGCGGGCGAAACGTACGAGCCGCCGGCATCGTTCGTCGAACAGGCGAACGTGAGCGACCCCGGCATCTACGACGATTTCGAGGAGAACTGGCCCGATTGCTGGGAGCAGGCGGCCGACCTGGTGAGCTGGTTCGACGAGTACGACACGGTGCTCGAGGACGAGGACGCGCCGTTCTATCGGTGGTTCACCGGTGGGACGCTCAACGCCTCGTACAACTGCCTCGACCGCCACGTCGAAGACGGCGCGAAAAACCGTGCGGCGATCAAGTGGGAGGGCGAACTCGGCGAGACGCGCACTTACACCTACGGCGACCTGTTGAACGAGGTCGAAGCGTTCGCCGCCGCCCTCCAGGAGCTTGGCGTCGAGGAAGACGACGTCGTCACGCTGTACATGCCGATGATTCCCGAGTTGCCAATTGCGATGCTCGCGTGTGCGCGCATCGGGGCGCCCCACTCGGTCGTCTTCGCCGGTTTCTCCGCGGACGCGCTCGCGACGCGGATGAACGCGGCCGAGAGCGAGTACCTCGTCACCTGCGACGGCTACTACCGCCGCGGTGATCCGCTGAACCACAAGGAAAAAGCCGACAAGGGGCTTCGCGGGGTCGACCACGACGTCGAAACGGTCGTCGTCGATCGACTCGGTGATGAACTCGAACACTTCCTCGGCGCAAACGCACACGACTACGACGAACTGGTGAGCGACCACGCGGGCGCCTCCGTCGAGCCGGTCGAGCGAGACGCCGAGGACATGCTGTTCCTGATGTACACCTCGGGGACGACGGGCCAGCCCAAAGGGGTCAAACACACCACGGGTGGCTACCTCTCGTATGCGGCGTGGACGTCTCACGCCGTCCTGGACGTGAAACCCGAGGACACCTACTGGTGTGCGGCCGACATCGGCTGGATCACCGGCCACTCCTACATCGTCTACGGGCCGCTCACGCTGGGCACGACGACGATGATGTACGAGGGAACCCCCGACTACCCCGACAAAGACCGACTGTGGGAACTTATCGAGACGAACACGGTCGACATCTTCTACACCGCGCCAACGGCGATTCGCGCGTTCATGAAGTGGGGCACCGGCTACCCTGACGCCCACGACCTCTCGAGTCTCCGCCTGCTCGGAACCGTGGGCGAACCGATCAACCCCAGAGCGTGGACGTGGTACTACGAACACATCGGCGGTGAGTCCTGCCCGGTCGTCGACACCTGGTGGCAGACCGAAACCGGCGGGATGATGATCACCACCCTGCCAGGGATCGGCGAGATGAAACCCGGATCGGCCGGCCCGCCCCTTCCGGGTATCGACGCGAAGATCGTCGACGCCGCTGGCGAGGAGGTCGGTGCGGGGAACGCTGGCTACCTCACGGTGCAGAACCCGTGGCCGGGGATGTTGCGCACGCTGTACAACAACGACGACCGCTTCCTGAACGAGTACTGGCAGGAGTACTCCGATCCGGACGCCGACGAGTGGGTCTACTTCCCCGAGGACGGCGCGAAGATCGACGAGGACGGCTCCATCACCGTGCTCGGGCGGGTCGACGACGTGATCAACGTCTCGGGCCACCGACTGGGAACGATGGAGATCGAGTCCGCCATCGTCGGTGTTGAGGGCGTCGCCGAGGCCGCCGTCGTCGGCGGTGACCACGAGGTGAAAGGCCAGGCCGTCTACGCCTACGTCATCCTCGAGGACGGCCAGGAGGCAACGGACGGAATGCACGACCGCATCGTCGAGGGCGTCGAGGACAGCATCGGGCCGATCGCCCGCCCCGAGGAGGTGCTGTTCACGCCCGAACTGCCGAAAACGCGCTCGGGCAAGATCATGCGTCGCTTGCTCGAGGACATCGCCTCGGGCGAGGAGTTGGGTGACACCTCCACCCTGCGAAATCCGGAGATCGTCGAAGAGATTGCCGATCAAGTCGGCGAGAACTAA
- a CDS encoding MTH865 family protein produces the protein MADEAELREQFTEAFEGADYPISSPMDLVPALPNGPGTKFESGDFSMTAMELNTKLSGGEFPYESVDAFVDDVIDELKDQDHI, from the coding sequence ATGGCAGACGAAGCTGAACTCCGCGAGCAGTTTACCGAGGCGTTCGAAGGCGCAGACTACCCCATCTCGAGTCCGATGGATCTCGTTCCAGCCCTGCCGAACGGGCCGGGGACGAAATTCGAGTCGGGGGACTTCTCGATGACGGCGATGGAACTGAACACGAAGCTGTCCGGTGGTGAGTTCCCGTACGAGAGCGTCGACGCGTTCGTCGACGACGTCATCGACGAGCTAAAAGACCAGGATCATATCTGA